The Musa acuminata AAA Group cultivar baxijiao chromosome BXJ1-3, Cavendish_Baxijiao_AAA, whole genome shotgun sequence genome window below encodes:
- the LOC135585719 gene encoding uncharacterized protein LOC135585719 isoform X2, with protein MSWCHPDITLGDLMQLTKGFVDILILANGYQSSGLPAVWDAPSIKNAVRWGLFFQDELDAALRNLMSNPFCPQGLVHLTSTSLSRARDLVIECLVQSHIMGAKHLTSLLTAVIEMDVNDLNGTWNANSTVYTDILMLQMESLNLVSMDRENFVKTRAASTPSTSKISGVSRAGSCNPAMPEPMDYSFAHYSCFLIHEILQRQASILCITSAETGLDSILKLFMTEHMLVPEKNSLEGKPSTGNSPKSMSELFLWSQWRSRCLSYLVDNRTIRLLSGANLIFSTPKVHWLQVLDPLKVLSDSINDHLLEIMEISLLGFISSRWTNLIGQFMSHSCDYLTISEQYSVLHCLLQENTQCAHSKMEALSSKEKDILGYMTTFLDCHYHKLWLLPPVLVAAAIPSWSILFRAFWNELNKRFVGASSDVRCYDCGQDGKEHRDCEVAERIRCLYAFHI; from the exons ATGAGTTGGTGTCATCCCGATATCACTCTTGGGGACCTCATGCAACTGACCAAGGGCTTCGTCGATATCCTAATCCTCGCGAATGGCTACCAGTCGTCTGGTCTCCCCGCCGTCTGGGACGCCCCCAGCATTAAGAACGCTGTCCGATGGGGCCTCTTCTTCCAGGAC GAACTTGATGCAGCTTTGAGGAATCTGATGTCTAATCCATTTTGTCCGCAG GGTCTGGTCCATCTGACTTCAACATCTCTTTCTAGAGCAAGAGATTTGGTTATCGAATGTTTAGTTCAAAGTCACATAATGGGAGCTAAACATCTGACGTCTCTTTTAACAGCAGTCATTGAGATGGATGTTAATGACCTTAATGGGACATGGAATGCTAATTCTACTGTATACACGGACATCTTAATGTTGCAGATGGAATCACTAAATTTAGTTTCTATGGATAGGGAAAACTTTGTCAAGACTAGAGCTGCATCAACACCAAGCACTTCAAAGATTTCTGGTGTTTCAAGGGCCGGAAGTTGCAATCCTGCTATGCCAGAACCCATGGACTATAGTTTTGCCCATTATTCTTGCTttctgattcatgaaattttacaGAGGCAAGCTTCTATTTTATGCATAACCTCAGCAGAGACGGGCTTAGATTCAATTTTGAAGTTGTTTATGACTGAGCACATGCTTGTACCTGAAAAGAACTCATTGGAAGGGAAACCATCAACTGGTAATTCGCCAAA GAGCATGTCTGAGCTTTTCCTCTGGAGCCAATGGAGGTCAAGGTGTTTGTCATATTTAGTAGACAACAGAACTATCAGATTGCTCTCTGGTGCCAATTTGATTTTCAGCACACCTAAGGTTCACTGGCTTCAAGTCCTTGATCCATTGAAAGTTTTGTCAGATTCCATTAATGATCACCTTCTTGAGATTATG GAAATATCATTATTGGGCTTTATATCCTCCAGATGGACTAATTTGATTGGGCAGTTTATGTCACATTCTTGTGATTACCTTACTATCTCTGAGCAGTACTCTGTTCTTCATTGCTTGCTACAGGAGAATACTCAATGTGCACACTCAAAAATGGAAGCTTTAAGTTCCAAG GAGAAGGATATCCTTGGTTATATGACTACATTTCTGGATTGTCACTATCACAAATTATGGCTACTTCCTCCAGTCCTTGTCGCGGCAGCAATTCCTTCATG GTCAATTTTGTTCAGAGCATTTTGGAATGAATTGAATAAACGGTTTGTTGGAGCATCTTCTGATGTCAG ATGTTATGACTGTGGTCAAGATGGAAAGGAGCACAGAGATT GTGAAGTTGCTGAAAGGATACGATGCCTCTACGCATTCCATATTTGA
- the LOC135585719 gene encoding uncharacterized protein LOC135585719 isoform X3, whose translation MSWCHPDITLGDLMQLTKGFVDILILANGYQSSGLPAVWDAPSIKNAVRWGLFFQDGLVHLTSTSLSRARDLVIECLVQSHIMGAKHLTSLLTAVIEMDVNDLNGTWNANSTVYTDILMLQMESLNLVSMDRENFVKTRAASTPSTSKISGVSRAGSCNPAMPEPMDYSFAHYSCFLIHEILQRQASILCITSAETGLDSILKLFMTEHMLVPEKNSLEGKPSTGNSPKSMSELFLWSQWRSRCLSYLVDNRTIRLLSGANLIFSTPKVHWLQVLDPLKVLSDSINDHLLEIMEISLLGFISSRWTNLIGQFMSHSCDYLTISEQYSVLHCLLQENTQCAHSKMEALSSKEKDILGYMTTFLDCHYHKLWLLPPVLVAAAIPSWSILFRAFWNELNKRFVGASSDVRCYDCGQDGKEHRDCEVAERIRCLYAFHI comes from the exons ATGAGTTGGTGTCATCCCGATATCACTCTTGGGGACCTCATGCAACTGACCAAGGGCTTCGTCGATATCCTAATCCTCGCGAATGGCTACCAGTCGTCTGGTCTCCCCGCCGTCTGGGACGCCCCCAGCATTAAGAACGCTGTCCGATGGGGCCTCTTCTTCCAGGAC GGTCTGGTCCATCTGACTTCAACATCTCTTTCTAGAGCAAGAGATTTGGTTATCGAATGTTTAGTTCAAAGTCACATAATGGGAGCTAAACATCTGACGTCTCTTTTAACAGCAGTCATTGAGATGGATGTTAATGACCTTAATGGGACATGGAATGCTAATTCTACTGTATACACGGACATCTTAATGTTGCAGATGGAATCACTAAATTTAGTTTCTATGGATAGGGAAAACTTTGTCAAGACTAGAGCTGCATCAACACCAAGCACTTCAAAGATTTCTGGTGTTTCAAGGGCCGGAAGTTGCAATCCTGCTATGCCAGAACCCATGGACTATAGTTTTGCCCATTATTCTTGCTttctgattcatgaaattttacaGAGGCAAGCTTCTATTTTATGCATAACCTCAGCAGAGACGGGCTTAGATTCAATTTTGAAGTTGTTTATGACTGAGCACATGCTTGTACCTGAAAAGAACTCATTGGAAGGGAAACCATCAACTGGTAATTCGCCAAA GAGCATGTCTGAGCTTTTCCTCTGGAGCCAATGGAGGTCAAGGTGTTTGTCATATTTAGTAGACAACAGAACTATCAGATTGCTCTCTGGTGCCAATTTGATTTTCAGCACACCTAAGGTTCACTGGCTTCAAGTCCTTGATCCATTGAAAGTTTTGTCAGATTCCATTAATGATCACCTTCTTGAGATTATG GAAATATCATTATTGGGCTTTATATCCTCCAGATGGACTAATTTGATTGGGCAGTTTATGTCACATTCTTGTGATTACCTTACTATCTCTGAGCAGTACTCTGTTCTTCATTGCTTGCTACAGGAGAATACTCAATGTGCACACTCAAAAATGGAAGCTTTAAGTTCCAAG GAGAAGGATATCCTTGGTTATATGACTACATTTCTGGATTGTCACTATCACAAATTATGGCTACTTCCTCCAGTCCTTGTCGCGGCAGCAATTCCTTCATG GTCAATTTTGTTCAGAGCATTTTGGAATGAATTGAATAAACGGTTTGTTGGAGCATCTTCTGATGTCAG ATGTTATGACTGTGGTCAAGATGGAAAGGAGCACAGAGATT GTGAAGTTGCTGAAAGGATACGATGCCTCTACGCATTCCATATTTGA
- the LOC135585719 gene encoding uncharacterized protein LOC135585719 isoform X1: protein MSWCHPDITLGDLMQLTKGFVDILILANGYQSSGLPAVWDAPSIKNAVRWGLFFQDVFKRINDSCHFDNSMKELDAALRNLMSNPFCPQGLVHLTSTSLSRARDLVIECLVQSHIMGAKHLTSLLTAVIEMDVNDLNGTWNANSTVYTDILMLQMESLNLVSMDRENFVKTRAASTPSTSKISGVSRAGSCNPAMPEPMDYSFAHYSCFLIHEILQRQASILCITSAETGLDSILKLFMTEHMLVPEKNSLEGKPSTGNSPKSMSELFLWSQWRSRCLSYLVDNRTIRLLSGANLIFSTPKVHWLQVLDPLKVLSDSINDHLLEIMEISLLGFISSRWTNLIGQFMSHSCDYLTISEQYSVLHCLLQENTQCAHSKMEALSSKEKDILGYMTTFLDCHYHKLWLLPPVLVAAAIPSWSILFRAFWNELNKRFVGASSDVRCYDCGQDGKEHRDCEVAERIRCLYAFHI, encoded by the exons ATGAGTTGGTGTCATCCCGATATCACTCTTGGGGACCTCATGCAACTGACCAAGGGCTTCGTCGATATCCTAATCCTCGCGAATGGCTACCAGTCGTCTGGTCTCCCCGCCGTCTGGGACGCCCCCAGCATTAAGAACGCTGTCCGATGGGGCCTCTTCTTCCAGGAC GTATTTAAGCGTATAAATGACTCTTGTCATTTTGACAATTCAATGAAGGAACTTGATGCAGCTTTGAGGAATCTGATGTCTAATCCATTTTGTCCGCAG GGTCTGGTCCATCTGACTTCAACATCTCTTTCTAGAGCAAGAGATTTGGTTATCGAATGTTTAGTTCAAAGTCACATAATGGGAGCTAAACATCTGACGTCTCTTTTAACAGCAGTCATTGAGATGGATGTTAATGACCTTAATGGGACATGGAATGCTAATTCTACTGTATACACGGACATCTTAATGTTGCAGATGGAATCACTAAATTTAGTTTCTATGGATAGGGAAAACTTTGTCAAGACTAGAGCTGCATCAACACCAAGCACTTCAAAGATTTCTGGTGTTTCAAGGGCCGGAAGTTGCAATCCTGCTATGCCAGAACCCATGGACTATAGTTTTGCCCATTATTCTTGCTttctgattcatgaaattttacaGAGGCAAGCTTCTATTTTATGCATAACCTCAGCAGAGACGGGCTTAGATTCAATTTTGAAGTTGTTTATGACTGAGCACATGCTTGTACCTGAAAAGAACTCATTGGAAGGGAAACCATCAACTGGTAATTCGCCAAA GAGCATGTCTGAGCTTTTCCTCTGGAGCCAATGGAGGTCAAGGTGTTTGTCATATTTAGTAGACAACAGAACTATCAGATTGCTCTCTGGTGCCAATTTGATTTTCAGCACACCTAAGGTTCACTGGCTTCAAGTCCTTGATCCATTGAAAGTTTTGTCAGATTCCATTAATGATCACCTTCTTGAGATTATG GAAATATCATTATTGGGCTTTATATCCTCCAGATGGACTAATTTGATTGGGCAGTTTATGTCACATTCTTGTGATTACCTTACTATCTCTGAGCAGTACTCTGTTCTTCATTGCTTGCTACAGGAGAATACTCAATGTGCACACTCAAAAATGGAAGCTTTAAGTTCCAAG GAGAAGGATATCCTTGGTTATATGACTACATTTCTGGATTGTCACTATCACAAATTATGGCTACTTCCTCCAGTCCTTGTCGCGGCAGCAATTCCTTCATG GTCAATTTTGTTCAGAGCATTTTGGAATGAATTGAATAAACGGTTTGTTGGAGCATCTTCTGATGTCAG ATGTTATGACTGTGGTCAAGATGGAAAGGAGCACAGAGATT GTGAAGTTGCTGAAAGGATACGATGCCTCTACGCATTCCATATTTGA